In a single window of the Zea mays cultivar B73 chromosome 5, Zm-B73-REFERENCE-NAM-5.0, whole genome shotgun sequence genome:
- the LOC542013 gene encoding MADS-box protein ZMM17 isoform X2: protein MGRGKIEIKRIENSTNRQVTFSKRRGGLLKKANELAVLCDARVGVVIFSSTGKMFEYCSPACSLRELIEQYQHATNSHFEEINHDQQILLEMTRMKNEMEKLETGIRRYTGDDLSSLTLDDVSDLEQQLEYSVSKVRARKHQLLNQQLDNLRRKEQILEDQNTFLYRMINENQQAALTGEVKLGEMAPLAMLQPPPAFAHSATAYYGGESSSSGTALQLMSAAPQLHADDLGFRLQPTQPNLQDPAAPCGGLHGHGLQL, encoded by the exons ATGGGACGCGGGAAGATCGAGATCAAGCGGATCGAGAACTCGACGAACCGGCAGGTCACCTTCTCCAAGCGCCGGGGCGGGCTGCTCAAGAAGGCCAACGAGCTCGCCGTGCTGTGCGACGCGCGCGTCGGCGTCGTCATCTTCTCCAGCACCGGCAAGATGTTCGAGTACTGCAGCCCTGCCTGCAG CTTGAGGGAGCTTATTGAGCAGTATCAGCATGCTACCAACAGCCACTTCGAGGAGATAAACCATGATCAG CAAATACTGCTGGAGATGACAAGGATGAAGAACGAGATGGAGAAGCTGGAGACGGGCATCAGGAGGTACACCGGCGACGACCTCTCCTCCCTCACCCTCGACGACGTCAGCGACCTCGAGCAGCAACTCGAGTACTCCGTCTCCAAAGTCCGTGCAAGGAAG CATCAGCTCCTGAACCAACAGCTTGACAACCTACGTCGCAAG GAACAAATCTTGGAAGACCAGAACACCTTCCTGTACCGCATG ATCAACGAGAACCAGCAGGCCGCGTTGACCGGCGAGGTGAAGCTGGGGGAGATGGCGCCGCTGGCGATGCTGCAGCCACCGCCGGCGTTCGCGCACTCGGCCACCGCCTACTACGGCggggagtcgtcgtcgtcgggcacgGCGCTGCAGCTGATGTCGGCGGCGCCGCAGCTGCACGCCGACGACCTCGGGTTCCGGCTACAGCCGACGCAGCCCAACCTGCAGGACCCGGCGGCGCCGTGCGGCGGCCTCCATGGCCACGGCCTGCAGCTGTG
- the LOC542013 gene encoding MADS-box protein ZMM17 isoform X3 — translation MGRGKIEIKRIENSTNRQVTFSKRRGGLLKKANELAVLCDARVGVVIFSSTGKMFEYCSPACSLRELIEQYQHATNSHFEEINHDQQILLEMTRMKNEMEKLETGIRRYTGDDLSSLTLDDVSDLEQQLEYSVSKVRARKHQLLNQQLDNLRRKNTFLYRMINENQQAALTGEVKLGEMAPLAMLQPPPAFAHSATAYYGGESSSSGTALQLMSAAPQLHADDLGFRLQPTQPNLQDPAAPCGGLHGHGLQLW, via the exons ATGGGACGCGGGAAGATCGAGATCAAGCGGATCGAGAACTCGACGAACCGGCAGGTCACCTTCTCCAAGCGCCGGGGCGGGCTGCTCAAGAAGGCCAACGAGCTCGCCGTGCTGTGCGACGCGCGCGTCGGCGTCGTCATCTTCTCCAGCACCGGCAAGATGTTCGAGTACTGCAGCCCTGCCTGCAG CTTGAGGGAGCTTATTGAGCAGTATCAGCATGCTACCAACAGCCACTTCGAGGAGATAAACCATGATCAG CAAATACTGCTGGAGATGACAAGGATGAAGAACGAGATGGAGAAGCTGGAGACGGGCATCAGGAGGTACACCGGCGACGACCTCTCCTCCCTCACCCTCGACGACGTCAGCGACCTCGAGCAGCAACTCGAGTACTCCGTCTCCAAAGTCCGTGCAAGGAAG CATCAGCTCCTGAACCAACAGCTTGACAACCTACGTCGCAAG AACACCTTCCTGTACCGCATG ATCAACGAGAACCAGCAGGCCGCGTTGACCGGCGAGGTGAAGCTGGGGGAGATGGCGCCGCTGGCGATGCTGCAGCCACCGCCGGCGTTCGCGCACTCGGCCACCGCCTACTACGGCggggagtcgtcgtcgtcgggcacgGCGCTGCAGCTGATGTCGGCGGCGCCGCAGCTGCACGCCGACGACCTCGGGTTCCGGCTACAGCCGACGCAGCCCAACCTGCAGGACCCGGCGGCGCCGTGCGGCGGCCTCCATGGCCACGGCCTGCAGCTGTGGTAA
- the LOC542013 gene encoding MADS-box protein ZMM17 isoform X4 — translation MGRGKIEIKRIENSTNRQVTFSKRRGGLLKKANELAVLCDARVGVVIFSSTGKMFEYCSPACSLRELIEQYQHATNSHFEEINHDQQILLEMTRMKNEMEKLETGIRRYTGDDLSSLTLDDVSDLEQQLEYSVSKVRARKHQLLNQQLDNLRRKNTFLYRMINENQQAALTGEVKLGEMAPLAMLQPPPAFAHSATAYYGGESSSSGTALQLMSAAPQLHADDLGFRLQPTQPNLQDPAAPCGGLHGHGLQL, via the exons ATGGGACGCGGGAAGATCGAGATCAAGCGGATCGAGAACTCGACGAACCGGCAGGTCACCTTCTCCAAGCGCCGGGGCGGGCTGCTCAAGAAGGCCAACGAGCTCGCCGTGCTGTGCGACGCGCGCGTCGGCGTCGTCATCTTCTCCAGCACCGGCAAGATGTTCGAGTACTGCAGCCCTGCCTGCAG CTTGAGGGAGCTTATTGAGCAGTATCAGCATGCTACCAACAGCCACTTCGAGGAGATAAACCATGATCAG CAAATACTGCTGGAGATGACAAGGATGAAGAACGAGATGGAGAAGCTGGAGACGGGCATCAGGAGGTACACCGGCGACGACCTCTCCTCCCTCACCCTCGACGACGTCAGCGACCTCGAGCAGCAACTCGAGTACTCCGTCTCCAAAGTCCGTGCAAGGAAG CATCAGCTCCTGAACCAACAGCTTGACAACCTACGTCGCAAG AACACCTTCCTGTACCGCATG ATCAACGAGAACCAGCAGGCCGCGTTGACCGGCGAGGTGAAGCTGGGGGAGATGGCGCCGCTGGCGATGCTGCAGCCACCGCCGGCGTTCGCGCACTCGGCCACCGCCTACTACGGCggggagtcgtcgtcgtcgggcacgGCGCTGCAGCTGATGTCGGCGGCGCCGCAGCTGCACGCCGACGACCTCGGGTTCCGGCTACAGCCGACGCAGCCCAACCTGCAGGACCCGGCGGCGCCGTGCGGCGGCCTCCATGGCCACGGCCTGCAGCTGTG
- the LOC542013 gene encoding MADS-box protein ZMM17 isoform X1, with protein sequence MGRGKIEIKRIENSTNRQVTFSKRRGGLLKKANELAVLCDARVGVVIFSSTGKMFEYCSPACSLRELIEQYQHATNSHFEEINHDQQILLEMTRMKNEMEKLETGIRRYTGDDLSSLTLDDVSDLEQQLEYSVSKVRARKHQLLNQQLDNLRRKEQILEDQNTFLYRMINENQQAALTGEVKLGEMAPLAMLQPPPAFAHSATAYYGGESSSSGTALQLMSAAPQLHADDLGFRLQPTQPNLQDPAAPCGGLHGHGLQLW encoded by the exons ATGGGACGCGGGAAGATCGAGATCAAGCGGATCGAGAACTCGACGAACCGGCAGGTCACCTTCTCCAAGCGCCGGGGCGGGCTGCTCAAGAAGGCCAACGAGCTCGCCGTGCTGTGCGACGCGCGCGTCGGCGTCGTCATCTTCTCCAGCACCGGCAAGATGTTCGAGTACTGCAGCCCTGCCTGCAG CTTGAGGGAGCTTATTGAGCAGTATCAGCATGCTACCAACAGCCACTTCGAGGAGATAAACCATGATCAG CAAATACTGCTGGAGATGACAAGGATGAAGAACGAGATGGAGAAGCTGGAGACGGGCATCAGGAGGTACACCGGCGACGACCTCTCCTCCCTCACCCTCGACGACGTCAGCGACCTCGAGCAGCAACTCGAGTACTCCGTCTCCAAAGTCCGTGCAAGGAAG CATCAGCTCCTGAACCAACAGCTTGACAACCTACGTCGCAAG GAACAAATCTTGGAAGACCAGAACACCTTCCTGTACCGCATG ATCAACGAGAACCAGCAGGCCGCGTTGACCGGCGAGGTGAAGCTGGGGGAGATGGCGCCGCTGGCGATGCTGCAGCCACCGCCGGCGTTCGCGCACTCGGCCACCGCCTACTACGGCggggagtcgtcgtcgtcgggcacgGCGCTGCAGCTGATGTCGGCGGCGCCGCAGCTGCACGCCGACGACCTCGGGTTCCGGCTACAGCCGACGCAGCCCAACCTGCAGGACCCGGCGGCGCCGTGCGGCGGCCTCCATGGCCACGGCCTGCAGCTGTGGTAA